One window of the Capnocytophaga haemolytica genome contains the following:
- a CDS encoding histidine-type phosphatase: MKLRNIFYSLLLVVAVLASGVMNAQVKRSQAFKDQYKLKEVVILSRHSIRSPLSTNGSTLSKMSTHQWTNWTSAPSELTLRGGVLETMMGQYFRKWVISEGLFPENYVPTSDEVNIYANSMQRTIATAEYFSSAFMPMAGLRVNHRFSPSKMDPVFFPRLTKVTDSFKKEAMEQINAMGGKKGIVGINEGLKPSYDIIAKVLDLKDSPACKEGIACAFNDYNTQILLEVGEEPRMKGSLKLANSASDAFILQYYEEPDALKAAFGKKLTIKDWENIAKVKDVYGDVLFTAPVVAVNVAHPLLVYMNDELNAKARKFTFLCGHDSNIASVDAALGVEEYTLPNTIEKKTPIGCKLVFEKWADKSGKEFVGVNLVYQTTDQLRHLNTLTLENPPMVFPLKLKGLQANADGLYKAEDINARFVEAIRAYEAIK; this comes from the coding sequence ATGAAACTAAGAAATATATTTTACAGTTTGCTGCTGGTAGTAGCAGTATTAGCCTCTGGAGTGATGAACGCACAAGTGAAGCGTTCGCAGGCGTTTAAAGATCAATACAAATTAAAAGAAGTGGTGATACTCAGTCGCCACAGTATCCGCTCACCACTCTCTACTAATGGGAGTACACTCAGCAAGATGAGTACCCACCAATGGACTAACTGGACCTCAGCACCGAGTGAATTGACACTACGTGGAGGTGTGTTGGAGACGATGATGGGGCAGTATTTCCGCAAGTGGGTGATCAGCGAGGGGCTTTTCCCCGAAAACTACGTGCCTACTTCCGATGAGGTGAACATCTATGCCAATAGTATGCAGCGTACCATCGCTACAGCGGAGTACTTTTCATCAGCCTTTATGCCTATGGCAGGGCTCAGGGTAAATCACCGCTTTTCGCCTAGCAAGATGGACCCCGTGTTCTTTCCACGCCTTACCAAGGTAACCGATAGTTTCAAAAAAGAAGCTATGGAGCAAATCAATGCTATGGGAGGTAAGAAAGGTATTGTAGGCATCAATGAGGGCTTGAAACCTAGTTACGACATCATCGCTAAGGTGCTCGACTTAAAGGATTCACCCGCTTGTAAGGAAGGTATTGCTTGTGCATTTAATGACTACAATACCCAGATATTGCTCGAAGTAGGTGAGGAGCCAAGAATGAAAGGCTCATTGAAGTTAGCAAACTCAGCTTCCGATGCGTTTATCTTGCAATATTACGAAGAACCTGATGCGCTAAAAGCCGCTTTTGGCAAGAAACTCACTATCAAGGATTGGGAGAACATTGCTAAGGTAAAAGATGTGTATGGCGATGTGCTTTTCACAGCTCCTGTAGTAGCAGTAAATGTAGCCCACCCGCTATTGGTGTATATGAACGATGAGCTCAATGCAAAGGCGCGTAAGTTTACCTTTCTTTGTGGGCACGACTCTAACATTGCCAGCGTAGATGCTGCCCTTGGGGTTGAGGAGTACACCCTGCCTAACACCATCGAAAAGAAAACTCCTATCGGTTGTAAGTTAGTATTTGAGAAATGGGCAGATAAGAGTGGTAAGGAATTTGTTGGGGTAAACTTGGTGTACCAAACCACCGATCAGTTGCGTCATTTGAATACGCTGACCCTTGAGAATCCGCCAATGGTATTCCCATTGAAGTTAAAGGGTTTGCAAGCCAATGCCGATGGACTTTATAAAGCAGAGGACATCAATGCCCGCTTTGTAGAAGCCATCAGAGCTTACGAGGCAATAAAATAA
- a CDS encoding OprO/OprP family phosphate-selective porin, translating to MKKYMYMSALLMLTGAMYAQEVPQETLPTPPQEEPKPMPEPEEPKLSVKPIGRVLLDAGVFSADKEDLDNQLNDGFAIPDARAGVSAKYGDWSAKVDVGFALGKVGLKDIFIQKKFGEHSLLRMGYFVHQFGLQSATSSSFKISMEEPMSQGIFGTPRLLGAMFVYDNNDFLGTFSYFSETEAMKQSSDKTGNQGVGALTRLVYRPLREPGKIFHVGMSGAIESPRYNKVATENHKSFEFGVNFPTRIAKVDAIHILVPNAKNLIRLTPELTAAKGRLGIEAQYYYMQVARNNGMKDFHASGAYCSLRGLLRGDDYTYTHVDSGIDTPSPGAMELVLGYNYTDLSDSKADLLGGRTNDYSLTYNYYINKYMIWRVRASYTTAGYGPVDANVAMLETRLQIKF from the coding sequence ATGAAAAAGTATATGTATATGTCGGCTTTATTGATGCTGACAGGGGCGATGTATGCTCAAGAAGTGCCACAAGAAACACTACCTACTCCTCCACAAGAGGAACCTAAACCAATGCCAGAACCAGAAGAGCCTAAGCTCAGTGTAAAGCCTATTGGGCGTGTGCTGTTGGACGCAGGGGTATTCAGTGCTGATAAAGAAGATTTGGATAATCAACTCAACGATGGTTTTGCTATTCCTGATGCACGTGCAGGTGTTTCAGCTAAGTACGGCGATTGGTCGGCTAAGGTGGATGTAGGGTTTGCCTTAGGGAAGGTAGGTTTGAAGGATATCTTTATTCAAAAGAAGTTTGGAGAGCACAGCCTGCTACGTATGGGATACTTTGTGCACCAATTTGGTTTGCAGAGTGCTACCAGCTCTTCATTCAAGATTTCGATGGAAGAGCCTATGAGCCAAGGCATCTTTGGGACACCTCGTTTGTTAGGGGCTATGTTTGTGTACGATAACAACGACTTTTTAGGAACCTTTAGTTATTTCTCAGAAACAGAGGCAATGAAGCAATCTTCTGATAAAACAGGTAATCAAGGGGTAGGCGCTCTGACGCGTTTGGTATACCGACCACTACGTGAACCAGGAAAGATATTCCACGTAGGGATGTCAGGAGCTATAGAATCACCACGATATAATAAGGTTGCTACTGAGAATCACAAATCGTTTGAGTTTGGTGTAAACTTTCCTACCCGTATTGCTAAGGTAGATGCGATCCATATCTTGGTGCCTAATGCGAAGAACTTGATCCGCCTTACTCCTGAACTTACAGCAGCCAAAGGCAGATTGGGTATTGAAGCACAGTATTACTATATGCAAGTGGCTCGTAACAATGGAATGAAGGATTTTCACGCTAGTGGTGCTTACTGCTCATTGCGCGGACTTCTACGAGGGGATGACTATACTTACACTCACGTGGATAGTGGTATTGATACCCCAAGCCCAGGAGCTATGGAGTTAGTGCTCGGCTATAACTATACCGACCTCTCAGATAGCAAAGCAGACTTACTTGGGGGTCGCACTAACGACTATTCACTTACCTACAACTACTATATCAATAAGTATATGATATGGAGGGTAAGAGCATCATATACAACAGCAGGCTACGGCCCCGTGGATGCTAATGTAGCGATGTTAGAAACACGTTTACAAATTAAGTTTTAA
- a CDS encoding O-antigen ligase family protein — MKTKHNKQNTTSQPASATTQGVAETKTNPQLNLLVSVLLIAYGYVTVLTPNWMAFDSNATKFYTFAILNLVVAALVFGIKDFRERTHVLFGFFSNKIGIAYSVIMIFGLLSFAKAIDVEEAILHFFKVFTAFSAAWMVSALVIYNRKSLVHLAVAMVVLLCYDFLVTMGGVKDIIKGTMTDYNIKGGYSNKNILASAIFIKIAFALWLFYFKKGNLRIVGGVGIFVGTLAVLFMSTRAFYLATFLTLFILIVYALLDYFIFKRKEIGKNVIMHLVLAVVAFAIFSFVQNYLYPESVRESSSFGARLASVAQQENTSNNLRKTAWTITATDMIPNNPLLGVGIGNWKVRFLQYENSYSPHYIYMYKNHNDFLEIPAEMGIPAGIAFVAIFLLAAYYFLWSTYKRKDHKLEEWFFLPLFGLFAYSFDAFFNFPQDRPEIQALFGIFVGIAVGLAVIYYQRSENTKQGAEGRDERKPALAVVGMVGLVALAACVLNVIVQRMYFDSSKIQRMVKEEQQGVRPTKSPSDYLIKNYPKIPNLTAVAEPVDVEKARYLIDEKKFDEARKILSSIKYHPWDARPEYFIAVSYFMEPEKKFDSIYKYAHKARMIKPNFYGNTNLETFALNGMGKELESIKLLKEFLGLAKDSVQQPVPKWKQHLKNWWHIDVDKASLAERRGEAQAWNSLAYLQEKNGLINDARTTLDSAIVYLPDNKDVVNNHNKIVSRLQVEQFAPLYTEAMQLYMQRNFAAAIPALTKFLEKVPAHIDAHRYRAISYYSTQQYQKAIVDMAEMESLGVELDGVMNNYRASCYYMLGDRANAKAFFEKAVSQGNADAQKNLSTLQF; from the coding sequence ATGAAGACGAAGCATAACAAGCAAAACACAACTTCGCAGCCAGCAAGTGCTACTACCCAAGGTGTTGCTGAAACAAAGACAAACCCCCAACTCAATTTATTGGTGAGTGTGCTGCTGATCGCCTATGGCTATGTAACGGTGCTTACACCCAATTGGATGGCGTTTGACTCTAACGCTACAAAGTTCTATACCTTTGCGATATTGAACTTGGTGGTTGCTGCATTAGTATTTGGTATCAAGGATTTTAGGGAACGCACCCACGTGCTGTTTGGCTTTTTCAGCAATAAGATAGGGATTGCCTACTCGGTAATAATGATTTTTGGGTTGCTATCGTTTGCCAAAGCTATTGATGTAGAAGAGGCCATCTTGCACTTCTTCAAGGTGTTTACGGCTTTTTCGGCGGCGTGGATGGTTTCAGCCTTGGTGATTTATAACCGCAAGAGCTTGGTACACTTGGCAGTGGCTATGGTGGTGCTGCTATGCTACGACTTTTTGGTGACAATGGGCGGTGTGAAGGACATCATCAAGGGCACAATGACCGACTATAACATCAAAGGGGGCTACTCGAATAAGAATATCTTAGCTTCGGCAATATTTATAAAGATTGCCTTTGCGTTGTGGTTGTTTTATTTTAAGAAGGGCAACCTGCGTATTGTAGGTGGTGTAGGGATTTTCGTCGGTACGCTGGCGGTGCTTTTTATGAGTACGCGTGCGTTCTATTTAGCGACATTCTTAACGCTGTTTATCCTGATCGTTTACGCTTTGCTTGATTATTTTATCTTCAAGCGCAAGGAAATTGGCAAAAACGTGATAATGCACTTAGTGTTGGCAGTGGTGGCTTTTGCAATTTTTAGTTTTGTGCAGAATTATCTCTATCCTGAGTCGGTGCGCGAAAGCAGTAGTTTCGGTGCGCGTTTGGCTTCGGTAGCGCAGCAGGAGAACACGAGTAATAATTTGCGTAAGACGGCGTGGACAATCACTGCGACGGATATGATCCCCAACAATCCTTTGCTTGGGGTGGGGATAGGCAACTGGAAGGTGCGGTTCTTGCAGTATGAAAACTCTTATAGTCCGCACTATATCTATATGTACAAGAACCACAACGACTTCTTAGAAATTCCTGCTGAGATGGGTATCCCTGCGGGGATTGCCTTTGTGGCAATATTCTTGCTGGCAGCGTACTATTTCTTGTGGTCGACCTATAAGAGGAAAGACCACAAGCTCGAAGAGTGGTTCTTCCTGCCGCTGTTTGGGCTGTTTGCTTATTCGTTTGATGCTTTCTTCAACTTTCCTCAGGATAGACCTGAAATACAGGCACTCTTTGGTATCTTTGTAGGGATTGCTGTGGGCTTAGCAGTGATTTACTATCAGCGGTCAGAGAACACGAAACAGGGAGCTGAGGGTAGAGATGAGCGTAAACCTGCTTTGGCAGTAGTAGGGATGGTAGGCTTGGTGGCTTTGGCGGCTTGCGTGCTGAATGTGATTGTGCAGCGTATGTACTTCGATTCGTCGAAGATACAGCGTATGGTCAAAGAGGAGCAACAAGGAGTGCGCCCAACAAAGTCGCCATCGGATTACTTGATAAAGAATTACCCTAAAATACCTAACCTGACGGCAGTGGCAGAGCCCGTAGATGTAGAGAAGGCGCGCTACCTGATCGACGAGAAGAAATTTGATGAGGCGCGTAAGATACTTTCCTCTATCAAGTACCACCCTTGGGATGCGCGTCCTGAGTATTTTATAGCGGTATCGTATTTTATGGAACCTGAAAAGAAGTTTGACAGTATCTACAAGTATGCCCATAAGGCGCGTATGATCAAGCCTAACTTTTACGGCAATACAAACTTGGAGACTTTTGCGCTCAACGGTATGGGTAAGGAGTTGGAGTCGATCAAGTTGCTTAAGGAGTTTTTAGGGTTGGCGAAGGATAGTGTTCAGCAGCCAGTACCTAAATGGAAGCAACATTTAAAGAATTGGTGGCATATAGACGTGGATAAGGCTTCACTTGCAGAGCGTAGGGGAGAGGCACAGGCTTGGAACTCTTTGGCGTATTTGCAGGAGAAAAATGGACTTATCAACGATGCGCGCACTACGTTGGACAGTGCTATCGTGTATTTGCCTGACAATAAGGATGTAGTGAACAATCACAATAAGATCGTTTCGCGTTTGCAAGTGGAGCAGTTTGCCCCGCTTTACACTGAGGCGATGCAGCTCTATATGCAGCGCAATTTTGCAGCGGCAATTCCTGCGTTGACGAAGTTCTTAGAGAAAGTACCCGCGCATATTGATGCACACAGATACCGCGCGATCAGTTATTACAGCACACAGCAATATCAGAAGGCTATTGTCGATATGGCAGAGATGGAGAGCTTGGGCGTGGAACTTGACGGGGTGATGAACAACTATCGCGCCTCGTGCTACTATATGCTCGGCGACCGTGCGAATGCGAAGGCTTTCTTTGAGAAGGCAGTAAGTCAAGGCAATGCGGATGCACAGAAGAACCTCAGCACGCTGCAATTCTAA
- the recF gene encoding DNA replication/repair protein RecF (All proteins in this family for which functions are known are DNA-binding proteins that assist the filamentation of RecA onto DNA for the initiation of recombination or recombinational repair.), with translation MLLKRLSVVNYKNIPSKTFDFKANVNCFVGDNGVGKTNLLDAIYHLGMGKSYFQPSAVANVRHGEDFYLIEGQFERGERAEQIVCSLKKGQKKVLKCNGKAYERLADHVGKYPMVIISPSDRDLITEGSETRRKFLDSVISQFDAHYLAHLLRYNRVLLQRNTLLKQWAEGGFVDSSTLQIYDGQLAEAGQAIYERRSAFMEAFLPVFIDQYNYISGTKERVALRYESQLHTAALADLLQGHITKDRAAQYTTVGTHKDDLLFEIEGYPMKRYGSQGQQKSFLVALKLSQFEMLKREVGVVPIVLLDDIFDKLDDSRVAQLVQLVTQQHFGQLFITDTHYERTEEVVRRTGLPYEMFNI, from the coding sequence ATGCTACTTAAGAGGTTATCGGTGGTCAATTACAAGAATATCCCTTCAAAAACCTTTGACTTTAAAGCAAATGTGAACTGCTTTGTGGGTGATAATGGAGTGGGAAAGACCAATCTGTTAGATGCTATTTATCACTTGGGGATGGGCAAGAGTTATTTTCAGCCTTCGGCAGTGGCAAATGTGCGTCACGGTGAGGATTTTTACTTGATTGAGGGGCAGTTTGAGCGGGGGGAGCGCGCTGAGCAGATTGTTTGCAGTCTTAAAAAAGGGCAGAAGAAGGTGCTTAAGTGCAATGGCAAGGCTTATGAGCGGCTGGCTGACCACGTAGGCAAATACCCAATGGTGATCATCTCGCCCTCGGATAGGGATTTGATTACCGAAGGCAGCGAGACGCGGCGGAAGTTTTTGGACAGTGTGATTTCGCAGTTTGATGCGCATTACTTAGCCCATTTGCTGCGCTATAATCGGGTGCTCTTGCAGCGCAATACCCTTTTGAAGCAATGGGCTGAGGGGGGCTTTGTCGATAGTTCGACCTTGCAGATCTACGATGGGCAGCTTGCTGAGGCAGGGCAGGCAATCTACGAGCGGCGAAGTGCCTTTATGGAGGCTTTCCTGCCTGTATTCATCGATCAGTACAATTACATTTCAGGCACGAAGGAGCGTGTAGCCCTGCGTTACGAGAGTCAGCTGCATACAGCTGCTTTGGCAGACCTTCTGCAAGGACATATCACCAAGGATAGGGCAGCACAGTACACCACTGTGGGCACGCATAAGGACGACTTGCTCTTTGAGATAGAAGGCTACCCAATGAAGCGCTATGGCAGTCAAGGGCAACAGAAGTCGTTTTTGGTGGCGTTGAAGCTCTCGCAGTTTGAGATGCTCAAGCGCGAGGTAGGTGTGGTGCCCATTGTGCTTTTAGACGATATTTTCGATAAGCTCGACGACAGCCGTGTAGCACAATTGGTGCAATTAGTTACTCAGCAGCATTTCGGGCAGCTCTTCATCACCGACACGCATTACGAACGCACCGAAGAGGTGGTACGGCGCACAGGTTTGCCCTACGAAATGTTTAATATATAA
- a CDS encoding SHOCT domain-containing protein — translation MNDTQMNDKQVLVLSEKHWISYVLPALAVIVALYLLFLGKYWWILSCILLGYAVWSYFVSRSVSLTLTDKELIIKSGVLPWNRTYFNIPVYDIYEAFYEKGMISYLLGYGTVSIRRTDGVSTAFSYTYMTRYNDMVGQINALIRQEKEALRNAEVARAEAVRLEAERNAEAARNAEVARAAEANRQTVTNANTFSVADEISKLNSLKLRGLITEEEFQQQKQRLMQNA, via the coding sequence ATGAATGACACACAGATGAATGATAAGCAAGTATTGGTGCTCTCTGAGAAGCACTGGATTTCGTATGTTTTGCCTGCTTTGGCAGTGATCGTAGCGCTTTATTTACTATTTTTAGGCAAGTATTGGTGGATACTTTCTTGTATTCTGCTCGGTTATGCGGTATGGAGCTACTTCGTATCGCGCTCGGTTTCATTGACGCTCACTGATAAGGAGCTCATTATTAAAAGTGGTGTGCTACCTTGGAACAGAACTTATTTTAACATTCCTGTTTACGATATATATGAGGCTTTTTATGAGAAAGGAATGATATCATACCTCTTGGGTTATGGTACGGTCTCTATCAGGCGTACAGATGGAGTGAGCACAGCCTTTTCGTATACCTATATGACTCGCTACAACGATATGGTAGGGCAGATCAACGCCCTTATACGCCAAGAGAAAGAAGCGCTTCGCAATGCTGAAGTGGCTCGTGCTGAGGCAGTACGCCTCGAAGCAGAACGCAATGCTGAAGCCGCACGCAACGCCGAAGTGGCTCGTGCTGCTGAGGCTAATAGGCAGACAGTTACTAACGCCAATACTTTCTCAGTTGCTGATGAGATCTCAAAACTCAATAGCCTTAAATTGCGAGGGCTCATCACCGAAGAGGAGTTTCAACAGCAGAAGCAACGATTGATGCAGAACGCTTAA
- the pyrR gene encoding bifunctional pyr operon transcriptional regulator/uracil phosphoribosyltransferase PyrR: protein MEGYKKQLLSAKEIDVILHRLACELIENHGDFSQTVFVGIQPRGTYLAQRLVRLLQGDYGVADVPLGLLDITFFRDDFRRSAKPLQANTTAIDFIVEDKKVVFIDDVLYTGRSIRSALTAIQSFGRPSEIELLVLIDRRFSRHLPIQPDYKGRQVDAINEERVVVHWQETQGEDAVYVIDK from the coding sequence ATGGAAGGTTATAAGAAACAACTGCTCAGTGCGAAGGAGATCGATGTGATACTCCACCGCTTGGCGTGTGAGCTCATTGAGAACCACGGCGATTTTAGTCAGACGGTGTTTGTGGGTATTCAGCCACGAGGGACGTACTTGGCACAGCGTTTGGTACGATTATTGCAGGGTGATTATGGTGTGGCAGACGTACCGCTGGGGCTGTTAGACATCACCTTTTTCCGCGATGATTTCAGACGCAGTGCAAAGCCTTTGCAGGCAAATACTACAGCTATTGACTTTATTGTGGAAGACAAGAAGGTGGTTTTCATTGACGATGTGCTCTATACGGGGCGTAGTATACGCTCAGCACTGACAGCGATACAGTCTTTCGGGCGACCTTCGGAGATAGAGCTCTTAGTGCTCATCGACAGGCGATTTAGCCGACATCTGCCTATACAGCCTGACTATAAAGGACGACAGGTAGACGCTATCAATGAGGAGCGCGTAGTGGTGCATTGGCAAGAGACACAAGGCGAGGACGCTGTGTATGTAATAGATAAGTAA
- the trpB gene encoding tryptophan synthase subunit beta has protein sequence MKNYQVDANGYYGEFGGAFVPDALRANINELAQSYVSIIESEDFQKEYQQLLRDYVGRATPLFYAENLSKKYGTHIYLKREDLNHTGAHKLNNALGQALLAKRMGKTRVIAETGAGQHGVATATACALLGLECCIYMGKLDTQRQALNVARMKMLGAEVVAATSGGRTLTDAVNEAFASWVADHESTYFLIGSAVGPHPYPDIVARFQSVISKEIRAQLKEKIGKETPDYVMACVGGGSNAIGAFYHFLDDEKVKLIAVEGGGLGADTDQTAATITIGKEGMLHGFKTIVMQDAEGNVREPYSISAGLDYPGVGPAFAHLAKEKRVIFYNATDSEALAAAFELSKLEGIIPALESSHALAGLKKHKFGKDEVVVINVSGRGDKDMETYMKYI, from the coding sequence ATGAAAAATTATCAAGTAGATGCCAATGGTTATTATGGCGAGTTTGGCGGGGCATTTGTGCCCGACGCATTGCGTGCTAACATCAATGAGTTAGCGCAATCGTATGTATCAATTATCGAAAGTGAGGACTTTCAAAAGGAGTATCAGCAGCTCTTGCGCGACTATGTAGGGCGCGCTACGCCGCTCTTCTATGCAGAGAACCTCAGCAAGAAGTACGGTACGCATATTTACTTAAAGCGTGAAGACCTCAACCACACGGGGGCACATAAGCTCAACAATGCGCTGGGGCAAGCCCTCTTGGCGAAGCGTATGGGCAAGACGCGCGTGATTGCAGAGACGGGCGCAGGGCAACACGGGGTGGCTACGGCTACCGCTTGCGCACTGCTGGGTTTGGAGTGCTGTATCTATATGGGCAAGTTGGACACCCAGCGTCAGGCACTGAACGTGGCGCGTATGAAGATGCTCGGAGCTGAGGTAGTGGCAGCCACTTCAGGTGGACGTACGCTCACCGATGCTGTGAACGAGGCATTTGCCTCTTGGGTTGCCGACCACGAGAGTACTTACTTCTTGATAGGCAGTGCCGTAGGCCCTCACCCTTATCCAGACATTGTGGCGCGCTTCCAGAGTGTGATTTCCAAGGAGATACGTGCGCAACTCAAAGAGAAGATAGGCAAAGAAACTCCTGACTACGTAATGGCTTGCGTGGGTGGTGGTAGCAATGCGATAGGGGCGTTTTACCACTTCCTTGATGATGAGAAAGTAAAACTCATCGCGGTGGAAGGCGGTGGCTTAGGAGCTGATACCGACCAGACAGCCGCGACTATCACCATCGGTAAAGAAGGAATGCTACACGGCTTTAAGACCATCGTAATGCAAGACGCTGAGGGCAATGTGCGCGAGCCATATAGCATCTCTGCAGGCTTGGATTACCCAGGGGTAGGTCCAGCCTTTGCCCACCTCGCTAAGGAAAAGCGGGTTATCTTCTACAACGCTACCGATAGCGAAGCCCTTGCTGCAGCCTTTGAACTCTCAAAATTAGAGGGTATTATCCCTGCCTTAGAGAGTTCACACGCATTGGCAGGCTTAAAGAAACACAAGTTTGGTAAGGATGAAGTGGTAGTTATCAACGTCAGTGGTCGTGGTGATAAGGATATGGAGACCTATATGAAGTATATTTAA
- a CDS encoding acid phosphatase, giving the protein MSKKNILLGLALSLLSLGAFAQEKIKDVRTKPDLYFLQIDDVANSLYLLPPPPAPGSIIFLNDEAQYQWGKMQRNTPRGTQAFHDARVEADGVPNAFSEAFGVKISKATTPEIYKLVVNMREDAGDLATRAAKKHYMRVRPFSFYNEETCNPEQQKELSTNGSYPSGHTAIGWATALVLAEINVDRQNEILKRGYEMGQSRVICGYHFQSDVDAARVISSAVVARLHANENFMKQLEKAKKEFAKLVKEGKVAKSTFDKNMK; this is encoded by the coding sequence ATGAGTAAAAAAAACATTTTGTTGGGCTTAGCACTCTCATTGCTAAGCTTGGGAGCTTTTGCTCAGGAAAAGATTAAAGACGTAAGAACCAAGCCCGACTTGTACTTCTTACAGATTGATGATGTGGCAAACAGCCTTTATTTATTGCCACCGCCACCAGCGCCAGGTAGCATTATCTTCCTCAACGATGAGGCTCAATATCAGTGGGGAAAGATGCAGCGCAATACCCCTCGTGGTACACAAGCCTTTCACGATGCACGTGTAGAGGCTGATGGGGTGCCTAACGCTTTCTCAGAAGCCTTTGGAGTAAAGATTTCTAAGGCTACCACTCCTGAGATCTACAAGCTCGTGGTAAATATGCGTGAGGATGCGGGCGACTTAGCAACACGTGCTGCTAAAAAACACTATATGCGCGTGCGTCCGTTCTCTTTCTACAACGAAGAAACTTGCAATCCAGAGCAACAAAAAGAGCTTTCTACTAATGGATCCTATCCATCAGGGCATACAGCCATTGGTTGGGCAACGGCTTTGGTGCTGGCTGAAATCAATGTAGATCGCCAGAATGAAATCTTAAAACGCGGTTATGAAATGGGACAAAGCCGTGTGATCTGCGGTTATCACTTCCAAAGTGATGTAGATGCAGCACGCGTGATCTCAAGTGCAGTAGTAGCACGCCTTCACGCCAACGAGAACTTTATGAAGCAGCTCGAGAAAGCTAAGAAAGAGTTTGCTAAGCTCGTAAAAGAAGGTAAAGTAGCTAAGAGCACTTTTGATAAGAATATGAAGTAG